AAGAGGTCGAGTGACCGCCCCCGCGAAACAGATCGTCATCATCACCGGCATGTCCGGCTCCGGAAAGTCCACTGCCATCCGCGCGCTGGAGGATTCCGGCTTCTTCTGCATCGACAACCTGCCGGTGCTGCTGCTGCCCAAGCTCACGGAGCTGGCGGGCGGTGGGCACTTCGAGCGCATGGCGTTGGTGGTGGACGTCCGCGAGGGCGTCTTCCTCAAGGACGCGCCGCGCATCCTCGCGGAGGTCCGCCGCGCCGGGCACCAGGTGGAGGTCCTCTTCCTGGACTCCAGCGATGACAGCCTCATCCGCCGCTTCAGCGAGACGCGCCGCCGCCACCCGCTGGCGCCCAACGGCACCGTCGCCGAGGGCATCAAGGCGGAGCGTCAGGCGCTGAGGGACTTGCGCGAGCTGGCCGACCAGGTCATCGACTCGTCCACGCTCAACGTGCACGACTTGAAGCGCATGGTGCAGGCCCGCTTCAGCCCGGAGCCCGCCGCCGGCCCCAGCCTGTCCCTGATGTCCTTCGGCTACCGCTACGGCGTGCCGCCGCAGGCGGACCTCGTGCTGGACGTGCGCTTCCTGCCCAACCCGTACTTCGTCCCGGAGCTGAAGGGACTGACGGGCAAGGTGCCGAAGGTGGCCGCCTACGTGCTGGACCGCGAGGAGACGCAGCAGTTCCTCGACAAGGTCGTGGACCTCTGCCGCTTCCTCTTCCCCCGCTACCAGAAGGAGGGGAAGGCGTACCTCACGGTGGCCCTGGGCTGCACCGGCGGCAAGCACCGCTCCGTCGCCATCGCCGCCGAGCTCACCCGGCGCCTGACGGACGAAGACACCCGCGTCCAGCTCTGGGACCGGGATATCGAGAAGGAGTAGCGCTGCGAAATTGCAATGCACTTGCATGGCAATCTGCTCCAGTTGAATGACAGACAGAAAGTCTGTCGGGTTCTGAAAGGGATGGGGTTGAATCCCCATCCCCTTCGAACTGGAGCCTCTCCATGCAAGTCTTCAAGTCCGTCGTCTGGTTTTGCGCCGCCGTGTCCCTGGCCGCCTGCGGTGCCCCCGAGGAGTCCGCTGGGGAGGAGGCGCTGGCGCAGCAGGACGCCGCGCTGACCACCGGCACCACGCAGGGCTGCACGTACTCCATCAACGCCGCGACCCTCCCGGGCACCGTGCCGCCGCGGTACAACGTGTCGCTGACGCGCGCGGCGTCCGCCACGTGTCCCTGGCCGGAGGCGACCGTGACGCTGGACTCGGGCTCCTACCTCTTCCCCGCCCGCGCGCTCCTGGCGAACAGCTTCGGCATCGCGGTGACGTACACCGGCAAGTACTCGCCCAGCGGCAGCTCACCCGTCTCCTGCGGCGTGCGGCAAATCGACCCGGAGACCCTGGCGGTGGTCCGCAGCTCGGGCATCGCGGTGTTCCTGGGCTCGGGCAACATCAATAGCTGCCACCTGGACCAGACGGACGGCGGCGCGACGCTCGTCGTCTACGGGACGAAGAATGGCCGCATCTACGGTGAGACGGGCAGCGGCAACAACTACGTCGCCACCTACTACGACTTCTTCACCAGCACGACGGCGCCTGTCTTCTTCGCCTACTGAGTCAAGGCATACGCGGTTGAACTGGACCCAGGCTGTGACAGGGAGCCGCGCTGCGAAATTGCGCTGCCAATGTGTTGCAGTTTGCTTCAGTTGAATGGCGGACAAGGACTCTGTCAGCTTTTGGGGAGGTGGGGACGCGTCCCCATCCTCTCCGTCCTGGAGTCCCATCATGCAAGTCTTCAAGTCCGCCGTTGGGTTGTGCGCTGTCGTGTCCCTGGCTGCTTGTGGCGCCCCCGAGGAGCCCGTCGAGCAGGAGGCGCTGGCGCAGCAGTCGTCCACGCTCGTGACGGGCACCACGCAAGGCTGCACGTTCACCATCTCCGCGGTGCCGGTGCCCGGTGCCATGCCGCCGCGCGACGAGCTCGTCGTGACGCGCGCCGCGTCCAGCACGTGTGCCTATGGCGCGGGCAGTGTGACGCTGGGCACGTCGTACGGCACCATGCACCGCGCGCTCCTGGCCAACAGCCACGGCGTGGCCACGGCCTACTCCTACAAGCCCACGATGAGCGGCAGCTCGATGAATCGCTGTCAGGTGAACCACATCGACCCGGCGACGCTCAGCATCGTCCGCACGCATGAAATCGCCGTCATGTACGGGACCCAGCACGTGCAGTCCTGCTCGCTGGACCAGACGGACGCCGGCGCCACGCTGGTCGTCTACGGCACGAAGGGTGGCCCGTTGCCGGGCGAGGTGGGCAACCGCCCCAACTACGTGGCCACCTATTACAACTTCTTCACCGGCACCACGCCGCCTGTCTATTACACCTACTGACGCGGGCTGCTGGCGGAGGCGCCTCAGCTCGACTCGCCCAGGCTGAGGCGCTTGCTGCCCACGCCGTTCTTGTCCGCGAAGGACGCCGTGCGCTCGCGGTTGAGCTGGGCCAGCGCGTCGCGCTCCGACGTGCTGCCCACGTCGGTCCGGTTCTCCAGCGCGAAGATGCCGCCGCTGCCGTGGTGCTGCTGGGCGGACTGGACGGCCTTCTCCAAGTCCCGAGCGGACACCCAGTACTCGCCGTTGACGGGGTCCTTCACGCGGAACAGGTCGTCCGACGTGTCCGCCGTCCCGTTGCTGTTGATGCCGTCGATGGTGACCCAGTGGAGCTGTCCGGGGCCGTCGCGCCGCTGCTCGGGCGAGAGCGCGCCGTTGAGGATGGCGTTGGAGTCCACCAGCGCCATGCCGAACTGGCCCGCCTTCAGCGCCTGGCTCGTCGCGTGCGCGCCGAAGTCGGCGAAGCCGCCGGTGATTTCGATGCCCAGTCCGCCCAGCGCCGTGGACATCTCCTCCGGCGTGGCGCCGTCATCCAGGTTCACCTCCACCTTCGCGCTCGTGGACCTGGGGCCGGTGACGGCCGCCGTGCTCGCGCGGACGGATGCTCGCTCCTGCTGCTCGCACAGCGAGCCCTTCGTCACGCTGCGGCTCGCCCGGCTCAGGAAGGCCAGCGTGGCCTCGCCGCAGCCCGTGTCCGAGTTCTGCGCGATGACGGACGCGGTGGGCGCCCATCCCTTGTCCGCCTGGGCCTGCGCCGCTTCGTTCTCGGGCGCCAGGTCCCGCATGAAAGGAAGCTCACTGACGCCCGTGGCGTCCGGCACCGTGAGCCGGGGCACGCCCTTGGGCGCGGGCCGCGTCTCCTGGAAGGAGTCGCGTTCCGGACGCGAAGCCGGAGCGCTCGCCGGACGGGCCAGCTCGGTGGGCGGCCGGGCGTCCTTCGGGATGGGCGCGGCTTGGATGGGTTGGGTCAGCGATTGGAACTTCGAGAGTGCCTGACGCACTGAGTTGAGCGTGGTGTTGTCATTCACGGTCATGGCGGACCCCCGTCCGGACTGCATTCGCCTGATTCCATTATCGGCGGCGTGTATGTGCGGTTGCGTGTGAATCCTTCATCCGCGCAGGAAGTGGCTCGTTTCCCGGTACACTCGCGCCATGGCCAACACCGATGACCGGGGCTCGGGTGCCGATGATTCGCCGGAGCTGTCGACGCAGGTCGTGTCCGAGGACGCGCACGGCGCGCCGCACACGGCGGAGCCCTCCTCCGCGCGCGCGGCGCCGGGACAGGCGTCATCGCGCAGTCCGCTGGGCCAGCGGGTGGGCCGCTTCATCCCGCTGAAGCTGCTGGGGCAGGGCGGCATGGGCGCGGTGTACGCGGCCTATGACCCGGACCTGGACCGGAAGGTGGCGCTCAAGCTGCTGAGCGTCGAGGCGCGGCACCTCGACGAGGAGGGCGGGCGCGTCCGGTTGTTGCGCGAGGCGCAGGCCATGGCGCGCGTCTCCCATCCCAACGTCATCCCCATCTACGAGGTGGGCACGTGGGACGGGCAGGTCTTCTTCACCATGGAGCTGGTGTCTGGCGGCACGCTGGCGGA
This genomic window from Myxococcus hansupus contains:
- the rapZ gene encoding RNase adapter RapZ → MTAPAKQIVIITGMSGSGKSTAIRALEDSGFFCIDNLPVLLLPKLTELAGGGHFERMALVVDVREGVFLKDAPRILAEVRRAGHQVEVLFLDSSDDSLIRRFSETRRRHPLAPNGTVAEGIKAERQALRDLRELADQVIDSSTLNVHDLKRMVQARFSPEPAAGPSLSLMSFGYRYGVPPQADLVLDVRFLPNPYFVPELKGLTGKVPKVAAYVLDREETQQFLDKVVDLCRFLFPRYQKEGKAYLTVALGCTGGKHRSVAIAAELTRRLTDEDTRVQLWDRDIEKE